In a single window of the Branchiostoma floridae strain S238N-H82 chromosome 2, Bfl_VNyyK, whole genome shotgun sequence genome:
- the LOC118409192 gene encoding polycystic kidney disease protein 1-like 2: MGSSVIRTRGEPENRSKIRVKKSNFSLTSMSSHQVHPSSTITETVCACNHMTAFGAGFVTAPNTIDLTTVFDKFADIGNNAGVLATVLTTLALYFVGVIFLRRVDKSGMKKLIVHSLPDNRSTDRYYYKITVYTSYGRGSGTKSNVAFSLFGDKGSTGVRVFKQGPETFQAGGVDIFLMAVEESLGDLHRLQIWHDNQGGDDRAWKLDKVIVRDLQSGDTNSFLCNDWLSLDRGDGRINRILPASTEQDLSSLHLFTTKAARDFRNEHIWLSTLFCSSGSHFSKVQRLSCGLCIIYTTMIANAMWYKTEDNVDQTTVVNLGIVSFTLHELYVSTMTSLCVLPVNVLLIQLFNRCKEKKQTGKNSVYVAEKEDAKSLLSKTRSSSQFLPHGFVYLAWSVLVLVCCVSAFLTILYSLEWGPEKANAWLKTFLMSFVQDVFVIEPVKILAVSALVSFICKKAAVASTQDDHVRQNIDVDDSSPSEDGLFAWISHRATMRVAKQQLHMALSKHHKSDAESQKERKKKEETRKHSANVIQEVVGFFVIVMILLVVANGGTNVYSHHAYNTLGGIFQTDFDQIKLLQ, encoded by the exons ATGGGGTCCTCAGTCATCAGGACCCGAGGAGAACCAGAGAACCGGTCAAAAATTCGAGTCAAGAAGTCAAACTTTTCATTAACATCTATGTCGTCTCACCAGGTACATCCTTCCTCCACAATAACCGAGACTGTCTGCGCCTGCAATCACATGACAGCATTTGGGGCTGGCTTTGTCACCGCGCCGAACACGATTGACCTGACCACCGTGTTTGACAAGTTCGCGGACATAGGGAACAACGCAGGGGTCCTCGCCACCGTGCTGACGACATTAGCTCTGTACTTTGTCGGGGTCATCTTTCTAAGGAGAGTGGACAAATCCGGGATGAAGAAG TTGATTGTCCATAGCCTACCAGACAACCGCTCCACGGACAGATACTATTACAAGATAACGGTTTACACCAGTTACGGCAGAGGGTCTGGAACCAAGTCCAACGTGGCATTCTCATTGTTTGGAGACAAAGGGAGTACTGGAGTTAGGGTGTTCAAGCAAGGCCCGGAG ACCTTCCAGGCTGGTGGCGTGGATATCTTCTTGATGGCTGTAGAAGAAAGTCTGGGTGATCTTCATCGACTTCAGATCTGGCACGACAACCAGGGCGGCGATGACAGGGCCTGGAAGCTAGATAAAGTTATCGTGCGGGATCTGCAGTCAGGAGACAC AAACAGCTTTCTCTGTAACGATTGGCTGTCACTGGACCGCGGGGACGGTAGAATCAACCGGATTCTTCCTGCTTCAACAGAGCAAGATCTGTCGTCCCTACATCTTTTCACTACAAAGGCAGCCCGCGATTTTAGAAATGAGCACATCTGGCTCTCCACCTTATTCTGCTCCAGCGGAAGCCATTTCAGTAAGGTCCAACGTCTCTCATGTGGACTGTGTATCATCTACACCACCATGATTGCCAACGCCATGTGGTACAAAACGGAAGACAATGTGGATCAGACGACAGTGGTGAATCTTGGGATAGTTTCCTTTACCCTTCATGAGTTATACGTCAGCACAATGACGTCCCTGTGTGTCCTCCCAGTAAACGTGCTCCTCATCCAGCTCTTCAACCGGTGCAAAGAAAAGAAGCAAACAGGCAAGAATTCAGTATATGTTGCAGAGAAAGAAGACGCAAAATCTTTGCTTTCGAAAACACGGTCATCTTCCCAATTTCTTCCCCACGGGTTTGTGTACCTGGCCTGGTCAGTCCTGGTCCTTGTCTGCTGCGTATCGGCGTTCCTCACCATTCTCTACAGCCTGGAGTGGGGACCTGAGAAGGCAAACGCGTGGCTGAAGACATTCTTGATGTCCTTCGTGCAAGATGTCTTTGTAATTGAGCCAGTCAAG ATACTGGCTGTCTCTGCCCTGGTGTCCTTTATCTGTAAGAAAGCCGCGGTGGCATCGACGCAGGATGACCACGTCAGACAAAACATTGACGTGGATGATTCCAGTCCGTCAGAAGACGGCCTGTTTGCCTGGATATCTCACCGTGCGACCATGAGAG TGGCTAAACAGCAGCTACATATGGCTCTCTCGAAGCATCACAAGTCGGATGCAGAATCACAGAAAGAGCgaaagaagaaggaagagaCAAGAAAACATTCTGCCAATGTGATACAAGAGGTTGTCGGCTTCTTCGTGATCGTGATGATTCTGCTCGTGGTGGCTAATGGCGGTACAAACGTCTACTCTCACCACGCGTACAACACTTTAGGTGGCATCTTCCAAACGGACTTTGATCAG ATAAAACTCTTACAATAG
- the LOC118409191 gene encoding polycystic kidney disease 2-like 1 protein, whose protein sequence is MADIATYGSGGYVARVGRNIDTALAVIADLKEADWIDRYTRAVVVEFTVYNANINFFSTMSYTVEFLNMGGAVSSRSIRTYRLHRFVGPAGYIILALHILYVACFLYTLYREVKLMKEQGKRYCQQPWNFLEIVNILVSFSAFAVFAVDYITSRNTMDKLLRHHESSKFISFDLASFWNQAFVWTVATVAFINISKFLRLLRFNPLMSVLMTSLRRMLPEVTGFAVYFTFLFLSFVQLGHLMMVALCIRSRWLTASTVAL, encoded by the exons ATGGCAGACATTGCCACGTACGGATCGGGAGGTTATGTTGCCAGAGTAGGCAGAAACATAGATACCGCCCTCGCTGTCATCGCTGACCTGAAGGAAGCCGACTGGATTGATCGCTATACACGCGCTGTCGTTGTAGAGTTCACGGTTTATAACGCCAACATCAACTTCTTCAGCACGATGTCGTACACGGTGGAGTTCCTCAACATGGGAGGGGCGGTGTCGTCCCGTTCTATCCGGACCTATCGCTTACATCGGTTCGTGGGCCCAGCTGGGTATATAATCCTGGCTCTGCACATCCTTTACGTGGCGTGTTTCCTGTACACGCTGTACAGGGAAGTAAAACTGATGAAGGAACAAGGAAAAAGATACTGCCAACAACCGTGGAACTTTCTCGAGATTGTCAACATCCTGGTTTCTTTCAGCGCATTTGCCGTGTTCGCCGTAGACTACATTACATCGAGGAATACCATGGACAAGTTACTTCGTCATCATG AGTCGTCGAAGTTCATCAGCTTCGATCTTGCTTCCTTCTGGAACCAGGCGTTTGTTTGGACAGTGGCCACCGTCGCCTTCATCAACATCTCAAAGTTTCTTCGCCTCCTTCGCTTCAACCCGCTCATGTCtgtcttgatgacgtcattacgGCGGATGCTACCAGAGGTCACGGGCTTTGCCGTCTACTTCACCTTCCTGTTTCTGTCATTCGTGCAGCTGGGACACTTG